Proteins from a genomic interval of Polaribacter sejongensis:
- the serC gene encoding 3-phosphoserine/phosphohydroxythreonine transaminase: MKKHNFSAGPCILPQEVLQKASEAVLNFNDDNLSLIEISHRSKPFVEVIEKARSLALELLGLENKGYQALFLQGGASLEFLMVAYNLLDKKAAYLNTGTWADKAIKEAKAFGEVVEIGSSKDKGYNYIPKGYTIPEDADYFHCTSNNTVAGTQMKDFPETNIPLICDMSSDIFSRQLDFEKFDLIYAGAQKNMGPAGATLVIIKEEILGKVERHIPSMLNYQIHIDKDSMFNTPSVFAIYVSMLTLQWLKDLGGIEFIEEVNNKKAALLYDEIDRNPLFKGIVAKEDRSTMNATFTLTDDSLKEKFDSMCKEAGISGINGHRSVGGYRASMYNALPLYSVQALVDVMKSLSPS, from the coding sequence ATGAAAAAACATAATTTCAGTGCAGGCCCTTGTATTTTACCACAGGAAGTGTTGCAAAAAGCATCAGAAGCAGTCTTAAATTTTAATGATGATAATTTATCATTGATAGAAATTTCTCACAGAAGTAAACCTTTTGTAGAAGTAATTGAAAAAGCACGTTCTTTAGCTTTAGAATTGTTAGGATTAGAAAATAAAGGCTACCAAGCATTATTTTTACAAGGTGGTGCAAGTTTAGAGTTTTTAATGGTTGCTTACAACTTGTTAGATAAAAAAGCAGCGTATTTAAATACGGGTACTTGGGCAGATAAAGCCATAAAAGAAGCGAAAGCTTTTGGAGAAGTTGTAGAAATTGGTTCTTCTAAAGATAAAGGTTACAACTATATCCCTAAAGGGTATACTATTCCAGAAGATGCAGATTATTTTCACTGTACAAGTAACAATACAGTTGCTGGTACACAGATGAAAGATTTTCCTGAAACGAATATTCCTTTGATTTGTGATATGAGTTCAGATATTTTTTCTCGTCAATTAGACTTTGAAAAATTCGATCTTATTTATGCAGGTGCTCAGAAAAATATGGGGCCAGCGGGTGCAACTTTAGTCATTATTAAAGAAGAAATTTTAGGTAAAGTAGAAAGACACATTCCTTCTATGTTAAACTATCAAATTCATATTGATAAAGATAGTATGTTTAATACTCCTTCTGTATTTGCAATCTATGTTTCTATGTTAACCTTACAGTGGTTAAAAGATTTAGGCGGAATTGAATTTATTGAAGAAGTAAACAATAAAAAAGCAGCACTGTTATATGATGAAATTGATAGAAATCCTTTATTTAAAGGAATTGTAGCAAAAGAAGACAGAAGTACCATGAATGCTACTTTTACTTTAACAGATGATTCTTTAAAAGAAAAATTTGATTCTATGTGCAAAGAAGCTGGAATTAGCGGAATAAATGGACACAGAAGTGTTGGTGGTTATAGAGCTAGCATGTACAATGCATTGCCTTTATATAGCGTACAAGCTTTGGTTGATGTGATGAAAAGCCTAAGCCCATCCTAA
- a CDS encoding YoaK family protein translates to MFRHQGKSRTLKHNLRIATILSFVAGIVNVSGFLAFKQLTTNVTGHFALFIYDVANFDFWKGTIYFLYIFSFLLGSFLSSFLIEKYSENKKLNVFVLPTVIECLVLISIGLISNFMELEYANLIICLLLFAMGLQNSFVTKISNAVVRTTHLTGLFTDLGIDLSLLCFPKLAPQKELLKSNIKLRVYIILFFFAGGLIGGFFYSKLDLKLNTLILAALFLLASLFFDDFRYKVIKTRRKYYQKKKVQ, encoded by the coding sequence ATGTTTAGACATCAAGGTAAAAGCAGAACTTTAAAACATAATTTAAGAATTGCAACCATACTTTCTTTTGTAGCTGGAATTGTAAATGTTAGCGGTTTTTTGGCATTTAAACAATTAACTACAAATGTTACAGGGCATTTTGCCTTGTTTATTTATGACGTTGCTAATTTTGATTTTTGGAAAGGAACAATTTATTTCCTTTATATTTTCTCATTTCTTTTAGGTTCTTTTTTATCTAGCTTTCTGATAGAAAAATATAGTGAAAACAAAAAACTGAATGTCTTTGTATTGCCAACGGTTATTGAGTGCCTTGTTTTAATTTCTATAGGGCTTATTAGTAATTTTATGGAATTAGAATACGCAAACCTTATTATCTGTTTATTACTTTTTGCTATGGGATTACAAAACTCCTTTGTAACAAAAATTTCTAATGCAGTTGTAAGAACGACACACTTAACCGGATTATTTACAGATTTAGGAATTGATCTTTCTTTATTATGTTTTCCTAAATTGGCACCACAGAAAGAATTACTGAAATCTAATATCAAACTCCGAGTTTATATTATTCTATTCTTTTTTGCAGGAGGATTAATAGGTGGTTTTTTCTATTCTAAATTAGATTTAAAGTTAAATACTTTAATTTTAGCTGCATTGTTTTTATTAGCAAGCTTATTCTTTGATGATTTTAGATATAAAGTTATAAAAACGAGGCGAAAATACTATCAAAAAAAGAAAGTCCAATAA
- a CDS encoding acyl-CoA reductase, translated as MDSIQNRIIAFAKLGAFLGQFSIDKIKKIDNIEHNEIFFDGFLHQIKLAQEKNSWFTKDNVLFSLNSLHKSLTENNLNTFTESLDLTKKSSKKVAIVMAGNIPLVGFHDFLSVLISGHSVLVKQSSNDKHLLPFLAKYLEYVEPTFKGKITFTEEKLTDFDAVIATGSDNTARYFEYYFKNKPNIIRKSRNSVAVITGKETEEDFIKLSDDVFQYFGLGCRSVSKLYVPKGYNFDAFFTGMYAKKDMIENAKYANNYDYNKAVYLMSLFDLLENGFLMIKEDESYASPIATIFYEYYDNETDLKIKLHQDKDKIQCIVAKDFIENEIAFGQTQHPELTDYADGVNTLEFLSTI; from the coding sequence ATGGATAGTATTCAAAACAGAATTATTGCTTTCGCAAAATTAGGCGCCTTTTTAGGGCAGTTTTCTATCGATAAAATAAAAAAAATCGATAATATTGAACATAATGAAATCTTTTTTGATGGCTTTTTACATCAGATAAAATTAGCACAAGAAAAGAATTCTTGGTTTACAAAAGACAATGTTTTGTTCTCGTTAAACAGCCTACATAAATCACTTACAGAAAACAATTTAAATACATTTACCGAAAGCTTAGATTTAACTAAAAAATCATCAAAAAAAGTGGCTATTGTTATGGCTGGAAACATACCTTTGGTAGGTTTTCATGATTTTTTATCCGTATTAATCTCTGGTCATTCGGTGTTGGTAAAGCAATCTTCTAATGATAAACACTTATTACCCTTTCTAGCGAAGTATTTAGAGTATGTAGAACCTACTTTTAAGGGGAAAATTACTTTTACGGAAGAAAAGCTAACAGATTTTGATGCTGTTATCGCTACCGGAAGCGATAATACTGCGCGTTATTTTGAATATTATTTCAAGAATAAACCAAATATTATCAGAAAAAGTAGAAATTCTGTGGCAGTTATCACCGGAAAAGAAACCGAAGAAGATTTTATTAAATTATCTGATGATGTTTTTCAATATTTTGGTTTAGGTTGCAGATCTGTTTCTAAATTATATGTGCCTAAAGGTTATAATTTTGATGCTTTTTTTACAGGAATGTACGCTAAAAAAGACATGATTGAAAACGCAAAATATGCGAATAATTATGATTATAACAAAGCGGTCTATTTAATGAGCTTGTTTGATTTGTTAGAAAACGGTTTTCTAATGATTAAAGAAGATGAAAGCTACGCCTCTCCTATTGCCACGATATTCTATGAATATTACGACAATGAAACAGATTTAAAAATAAAATTACATCAAGATAAAGATAAAATTCAGTGTATTGTTGCCAAAGACTTTATAGAAAATGAAATCGCTTTTGGCCAAACGCAACATCCTGAGTTAACAGATTACGCAGATGGTGTAAATACCTTAGAATTTTTATCAACAATATAA
- a CDS encoding RNA polymerase sigma factor yields MDLEQLILQFQKKDVKAYEKLYNMYCDSISGVVNNIVKNDDVAQEITQDVFIKAWNKADSYSAKKGRFFTWILNIARNAAIDYTRSKKFKQSKQNHNSDFFVDILETSDSLDTATDTIGLKEFVTKLGDKCKAVIELLYFKGFTQKEASEELEMPIGTIKTRNRNCIGELRTMLGV; encoded by the coding sequence ATGGATTTAGAGCAATTAATTTTACAATTTCAAAAAAAGGACGTTAAAGCCTATGAAAAACTATACAATATGTATTGTGATAGTATTTCTGGTGTTGTAAATAACATTGTTAAGAATGATGATGTTGCACAAGAAATTACGCAAGATGTCTTTATAAAAGCCTGGAATAAAGCAGATTCTTATTCTGCAAAAAAAGGACGTTTTTTTACATGGATACTAAACATAGCAAGAAATGCAGCTATCGATTATACACGTTCTAAGAAATTTAAACAGTCTAAACAAAACCATAACTCAGATTTTTTCGTAGATATATTAGAAACCAGTGATAGTTTAGATACTGCTACTGATACAATTGGCTTAAAAGAGTTTGTTACCAAATTAGGAGACAAATGTAAAGCAGTAATTGAATTATTATATTTTAAAGGGTTTACACAAAAAGAAGCCTCTGAAGAATTAGAAATGCCAATTGGCACCATAAAAACAAGAAATAGAAATTGCATAGGCGAATTACGCACCATGCTTGGAGTTTAA
- a CDS encoding YggS family pyridoxal phosphate-dependent enzyme, translating into MIKENLLEIKQSLPENVTLVAVSKTKPIEDLQEAYAAGQRIFGENKIQEMVDKYEALPKDIQWHMIGHLQSNKVKYMAHFVNLIHGVDKFSTLKEINKQAKKHDKVINCLLQVKIAKEDTKFGLSFDEINEILASEAFAELKNIKITGFMGMATFTDNKEQLQEEFLSLKTFFDAHKLKTVTENCNLKTLSMGMSGDYILAIENGSNMVRVGSSIFGQRNYNA; encoded by the coding sequence ATGATTAAAGAAAATCTATTAGAAATAAAACAATCACTTCCAGAAAATGTAACCTTAGTTGCTGTTTCTAAAACCAAACCAATAGAAGACTTGCAAGAAGCGTATGCTGCTGGTCAGCGTATTTTTGGTGAGAATAAAATTCAGGAAATGGTGGATAAATATGAGGCTTTACCAAAAGACATTCAATGGCACATGATTGGTCATTTACAAAGTAATAAGGTAAAGTACATGGCACATTTTGTAAATTTGATTCATGGGGTTGATAAATTCTCTACTTTAAAGGAAATCAACAAGCAAGCAAAAAAACATGATAAAGTTATCAACTGTTTATTACAAGTTAAAATAGCCAAAGAAGACACCAAGTTTGGCTTATCTTTTGATGAAATAAATGAAATTTTAGCATCAGAAGCATTCGCTGAATTAAAGAATATAAAAATCACTGGTTTTATGGGAATGGCCACGTTTACAGACAATAAGGAACAGCTACAAGAAGAGTTTTTATCTTTAAAAACATTTTTTGATGCACACAAATTGAAAACTGTAACTGAAAACTGTAACCTAAAAACACTCTCTATGGGAATGAGTGGAGATTATATACTTGCTATAGAAAATGGCAGTAATATGGTAAGGGTTGGCAGTTCAATATTTGGTCAAAGAAATTATAATGCTTAA
- a CDS encoding D-2-hydroxyacid dehydrogenase, with translation MKILANDGISKSGIDALEKGGFEVLDIKVAQNQLESYINENNVDAILVRSATQVRQELMEACPSLKLIGRGGVGLDNIDVEYAEDNGLHVINTPKASSGSVAELVFAHLFGMARFLHSSNREMPLEGDSRFKELKKAYSEGIELRGKTIGIIGFGRIGQEVAKIAIGVGMNVLATDDEVTSAPITLEFFNGQKTTFIIETVDKEELLKESDFITLHTPDQEDYIITASEFEKMKDGVGIINTARGGILHEVDLVQAIESGKVQFAGLDVFETEPTPAVQLLMNPEISLTPHIGAATKEAQDRIGVELANQVIALLKN, from the coding sequence ATGAAAATATTAGCGAACGATGGAATTTCTAAAAGCGGAATAGATGCTTTAGAAAAAGGAGGATTTGAAGTACTAGACATAAAAGTAGCACAAAATCAGTTAGAAAGTTATATCAACGAAAACAATGTTGATGCAATTTTAGTAAGAAGTGCAACACAAGTAAGACAAGAATTAATGGAAGCTTGCCCAAGTTTAAAGTTAATTGGACGTGGTGGTGTTGGCTTAGATAATATAGATGTAGAATATGCAGAAGACAACGGTTTACATGTAATTAATACACCAAAAGCTTCATCTGGCTCTGTGGCAGAATTGGTTTTTGCACACCTTTTCGGGATGGCTCGTTTTTTACATTCTTCAAATAGAGAAATGCCTTTAGAAGGAGATTCTCGTTTTAAAGAATTGAAAAAAGCGTATTCTGAAGGAATTGAATTAAGAGGGAAAACCATTGGTATTATTGGTTTTGGACGTATCGGTCAGGAAGTTGCAAAAATTGCTATTGGAGTTGGAATGAATGTTTTAGCTACAGATGATGAGGTAACAAGCGCACCAATCACTTTAGAGTTTTTTAACGGACAAAAAACTACTTTTATTATTGAAACGGTAGATAAAGAAGAACTTTTAAAAGAGTCGGACTTTATTACTTTACACACGCCGGATCAAGAAGATTATATAATTACGGCATCAGAATTTGAAAAAATGAAAGATGGTGTAGGCATTATAAACACTGCAAGAGGTGGAATTTTACATGAAGTAGATTTAGTACAAGCTATAGAAAGTGGTAAGGTACAATTTGCAGGTTTAGATGTTTTTGAAACAGAACCTACTCCGGCAGTGCAATTATTAATGAATCCAGAAATTTCTTTAACTCCGCATATTGGAGCTGCGACCAAAGAAGCACAAGATAGAATTGGTGTTGAATTGGCAAACCAAGTTATTGCTTTGTTAAAGAATTAA
- a CDS encoding exonuclease domain-containing protein yields the protein MYAILDIETTGGKFNEEGITEIAIYKFDGHTTVDQFISLVNPEKAIQEFVVKLTGINNKMLKNAPKFYEVAKRIIEITSDCILVAHNTTFDYRILSTEFDRLGYDFNRNTLCTVELSQKLILDQPSYSLGKLTKSLGIPITDRHRASGDALATVQLFKLLLEKDTNKSIIQSSIKYFDRRHQKQKLRSLIEEIPTVQGVFYIHDKEGRVIFIGKGKNIKSEVNNLFLKVTKRAVKIQERAQSISFDKTGNELFTRLKYAIELDALTPKFNFKKNPKFITQDFNNEDFIIIEKGREVEENAVILIENNEVYGCGYTNLSNQESRIDILKTILTPIKNKIQAKNIIKNYINKNKVQKIIRL from the coding sequence TTGTACGCAATTTTAGATATTGAAACCACAGGAGGAAAATTTAATGAAGAAGGCATCACTGAAATTGCTATCTACAAATTTGACGGCCACACTACAGTAGACCAATTCATTAGCTTAGTAAATCCGGAAAAAGCCATTCAAGAGTTTGTGGTAAAACTTACGGGCATTAATAATAAAATGCTTAAAAATGCACCTAAATTCTATGAAGTTGCTAAACGTATTATAGAAATTACTTCAGATTGTATTTTAGTGGCTCATAATACCACGTTCGATTATAGAATTCTTAGCACCGAATTTGATAGATTAGGCTACGACTTTAATAGAAATACGCTGTGTACCGTAGAATTGAGTCAGAAGTTAATTCTAGACCAGCCTTCTTACAGCTTAGGAAAACTTACCAAATCTTTAGGAATACCAATTACAGACAGACATAGAGCTTCTGGAGATGCTTTGGCAACCGTCCAATTGTTTAAATTACTATTAGAAAAAGATACTAATAAAAGTATTATACAAAGTTCTATCAAGTATTTTGACAGAAGACATCAAAAGCAAAAATTAAGAAGTTTAATAGAGGAAATTCCAACTGTACAAGGAGTTTTTTACATTCATGATAAAGAAGGTAGGGTTATATTTATTGGAAAAGGAAAGAATATTAAATCGGAAGTAAATAATCTCTTTTTAAAGGTTACCAAAAGAGCCGTTAAAATTCAGGAAAGAGCACAATCTATTTCTTTTGACAAAACAGGAAATGAACTTTTTACCCGTTTAAAATATGCTATCGAATTAGATGCTTTAACTCCTAAATTTAATTTTAAAAAGAATCCGAAATTTATTACTCAAGATTTTAATAATGAAGATTTTATTATCATTGAAAAAGGGAGAGAAGTAGAAGAAAATGCCGTAATTTTAATAGAAAACAACGAGGTTTATGGTTGTGGTTACACAAACTTAAGCAATCAAGAAAGTAGGATCGATATTTTAAAAACGATCTTAACTCCTATTAAAAATAAGATTCAAGCAAAAAATATTATCAAAAATTACATCAATAAAAACAAAGTACAGAAAATTATTAGATTGTAA
- a CDS encoding glycerophosphodiester phosphodiesterase family protein — MKIAKQLIVLFVFFIAWSCTKENTSKKENQTKEVNVKATNIATTLSEFKNATSNSILVAAHRGAHMGNFENSIESSLKSIELGVDIIEVDVKTTKDGHLILMHDGSIDRTTTGTGKVEELTLAEIRSFKLKAPYGRISKESVPTFEEFLKVVKGKIMVDVDMKTDNVEGLVKAVNEFGNKKEVFYFDNDYDQLDRIKLLDKTAQLMPRAYSLQMADSAVVKFSPKVVHIDTGFNTKEVGDLLKENNARIWINTLGEKDAEIRYGSGEKIIEELIKNGANIIQTDEPEMLLELLRSKGLHQ, encoded by the coding sequence ATGAAAATTGCAAAACAACTAATTGTTTTATTCGTCTTTTTTATAGCATGGTCTTGTACAAAAGAAAATACTTCTAAAAAAGAAAACCAAACTAAAGAAGTAAATGTAAAAGCTACAAATATAGCAACCACACTTAGTGAATTTAAAAATGCAACATCAAATTCAATCTTAGTTGCAGCTCATAGAGGTGCACACATGGGGAACTTTGAAAACTCAATAGAATCTTCTTTAAAATCTATTGAATTAGGTGTAGACATTATAGAAGTAGATGTAAAAACAACAAAAGACGGTCATTTAATATTAATGCATGACGGCTCTATAGATCGTACAACCACAGGAACTGGTAAAGTAGAAGAATTAACCTTAGCAGAAATTAGATCTTTTAAACTGAAAGCTCCTTATGGTAGAATCAGTAAAGAATCTGTACCCACTTTTGAAGAGTTTTTAAAAGTAGTAAAGGGTAAAATAATGGTTGATGTAGATATGAAAACGGATAATGTTGAAGGACTCGTAAAAGCTGTAAATGAATTTGGAAATAAAAAGGAAGTTTTCTATTTTGATAATGATTACGATCAATTAGATCGCATTAAACTTTTAGATAAAACGGCTCAATTAATGCCTAGAGCGTATTCTCTACAAATGGCAGATTCAGCAGTTGTAAAGTTCTCCCCAAAAGTAGTACATATAGATACGGGCTTTAACACCAAAGAAGTTGGTGATTTGTTAAAGGAAAACAATGCAAGAATTTGGATTAATACTTTAGGAGAAAAAGATGCAGAAATTCGTTATGGAAGTGGAGAAAAAATAATTGAAGAATTGATTAAAAATGGTGCAAACATCATTCAAACTGATGAGCCAGAAATGTTATTAGAATTATTAAGAAGCAAAGGTTTACATCAATAA
- a CDS encoding anti-sigma factor: protein MNIKEYITSGILELYVAGSLSEKENEEVHAKIKEYPEVLAEVVSIEKAIAKLTAAAKKDAPYSFSDIKNQLKIEETKVISITKPKTNWLQYSGWAASLLIGSVLIWTLTQNKQLKDQVATEKQQLEEQIDKASNSLAEAEKLIDIFRDKDIVSVPLAGQKVSPTSYAKVYWDKKTKSIYLDAKGLPAPPKGKVYQVWSLKLSPLTPTSLGTIDTFMADTNKIFTIENANESEAFGITLEPAGGSESPNLEQLYTLGAVAS, encoded by the coding sequence ATGAATATAAAAGAATACATAACATCTGGAATTTTAGAACTGTATGTTGCAGGCTCGCTTTCTGAAAAGGAAAATGAGGAAGTGCATGCTAAAATTAAAGAATACCCAGAAGTATTGGCCGAAGTTGTATCCATAGAAAAAGCAATTGCAAAACTAACTGCTGCTGCTAAAAAAGATGCTCCATATTCATTTTCAGACATAAAAAATCAATTAAAAATTGAAGAAACCAAAGTAATCTCTATTACTAAACCGAAAACTAATTGGTTACAATATAGTGGTTGGGCTGCTTCTTTATTAATAGGAAGTGTACTTATCTGGACACTTACACAAAACAAGCAACTTAAAGATCAGGTTGCTACAGAAAAACAACAATTAGAAGAACAAATAGACAAAGCTTCTAACAGCTTAGCAGAAGCAGAAAAACTAATTGATATCTTTAGAGATAAAGACATTGTTTCTGTGCCTCTAGCGGGTCAAAAAGTGTCTCCAACCTCTTATGCAAAGGTATATTGGGATAAAAAAACAAAAAGTATTTATTTAGATGCTAAAGGATTACCAGCACCTCCAAAAGGAAAGGTATACCAAGTTTGGTCTTTAAAACTAAGTCCTTTAACTCCAACAAGTTTAGGTACAATAGACACTTTTATGGCAGATACAAACAAAATATTTACCATAGAAAATGCCAACGAATCTGAAGCATTTGGAATTACTTTAGAGCCTGCAGGTGGTAGTGAATCTCCTAATCTAGAGCAATTGTATACTTTAGGTGCCGTAGCGTCTTAG
- a CDS encoding 4Fe-4S dicluster domain-containing protein has protein sequence MAIIITDECINCGACEPECPNTAIYEGADDWKYSDGTDLKGNAVLPNGKSVNADDVQEPVSDEIYYIVPDKCTECKGFHDEPQCAAVCPVDCCVPDDDVVETEEELLAKQSFMHND, from the coding sequence ATGGCAATTATAATAACAGATGAATGTATAAATTGTGGGGCATGTGAACCAGAATGTCCTAACACTGCAATTTACGAAGGAGCAGATGATTGGAAATATTCAGACGGAACAGATTTGAAAGGAAATGCGGTTTTACCAAATGGTAAATCTGTTAATGCCGATGATGTTCAAGAACCAGTTTCTGATGAAATTTATTACATCGTTCCAGATAAGTGTACAGAATGTAAAGGTTTTCATGATGAGCCACAATGTGCTGCAGTATGTCCTGTAGATTGTTGTGTACCAGATGACGACGTTGTAGAAACAGAAGAAGAATTGTTAGCGAAGCAAAGCTTTATGCATAACGACTAA
- a CDS encoding transglutaminase domain-containing protein — MKFFTLLLLLSSTLIIAQKSKTTKMGKTTLEELQMTIYDKDSTATAVVLYEHANRYPDRDNDEIPRTDYYYRIKILDKASFDLADITINLYEKQKVKDISAVTYNITDNGTMNSTYLNGKDIFTTKERDTWTVKNFTLPNIKEGSVIEYTYSVLSPYLSINDWEFQSEIPKIKSEFDASILGNYQYNIKKTGYLQLDKDEPSVDKKCVYIDGIGEGGCATYSYGMNDIPAFKEEDYMLSKKNYISKISFDIKSITSYRGVIDNLTTTWKQADKSLKDRFFNNQTSKKTFFRKNISEAILETENSLERAQKIYTFIQNHYTWNDKYWTNEDAKVKEAFQQKSGDVGEINISLYNSLKAADIDANLVVLSTRENGIPTKIFPVIYDYNYVIVQAVIDGKPYFLDATDKFIPFGEVPYRVLNGEARIINFKEESSWVTLKPKYRSSLNINSSLTLDEEGVFTGSVMMIRDGLLATEQRKKMSLTNEDGYLENFETENPNLEVDEYERDNLENLDKKLQEKFKIRLEMDEVLGDKIRINPFLFNRTKQNPFKLKERNYPVDFGYARLNNFYLSLTIPENYTIVNLPKDKAISLPNKGGRFILKTVKKGNTITVLTRMQISKKIFSVAEYYALKEFYKQIIISESGYIILEKK, encoded by the coding sequence ATGAAATTTTTCACCCTACTACTCCTACTCTCATCAACTTTAATTATTGCACAAAAAAGTAAAACTACTAAAATGGGTAAAACTACTTTAGAAGAATTACAAATGACAATTTACGATAAAGACTCTACGGCAACTGCTGTTGTTTTATACGAACACGCAAACAGGTATCCTGATAGGGATAATGATGAAATTCCTAGAACAGATTACTATTATCGAATTAAAATTTTAGATAAAGCATCTTTTGATTTAGCCGATATTACGATTAACTTATACGAAAAACAGAAAGTTAAAGATATTAGTGCAGTTACCTATAATATTACCGATAATGGTACTATGAACAGTACATATCTTAACGGTAAAGATATTTTTACAACTAAAGAACGAGATACATGGACGGTTAAAAATTTTACGTTACCTAATATAAAAGAAGGGTCTGTTATAGAATATACCTACAGTGTTTTATCTCCGTATTTAAGCATTAACGATTGGGAGTTTCAATCTGAAATACCAAAAATAAAAAGTGAGTTTGATGCATCTATCTTAGGAAATTATCAATACAATATAAAAAAAACAGGTTATTTACAATTAGATAAAGACGAACCTTCGGTAGATAAAAAATGTGTTTATATTGATGGTATAGGTGAAGGAGGATGTGCAACCTATTCTTATGGAATGAATGATATTCCTGCTTTTAAGGAAGAAGATTATATGTTGAGTAAGAAAAATTACATCTCTAAAATTTCTTTTGATATAAAATCGATTACGAGTTACAGAGGTGTTATAGACAACTTAACGACTACTTGGAAACAAGCAGATAAAAGCTTAAAAGATCGTTTTTTTAATAATCAAACCTCAAAAAAAACTTTTTTTAGAAAAAATATTTCTGAAGCTATTTTAGAAACTGAAAATAGTTTAGAAAGAGCACAAAAAATTTACACTTTTATTCAGAATCATTACACTTGGAATGATAAATATTGGACCAATGAAGATGCAAAAGTAAAAGAAGCATTTCAGCAAAAATCTGGTGATGTTGGTGAAATAAATATTTCGTTATACAACAGCTTAAAAGCTGCGGACATAGATGCCAATTTAGTCGTTTTATCTACAAGAGAAAACGGAATTCCTACAAAAATATTCCCAGTTATTTATGACTATAATTATGTGATTGTACAAGCAGTTATAGATGGTAAACCTTATTTCTTAGACGCAACAGACAAATTTATTCCTTTTGGAGAAGTTCCGTATAGAGTCTTAAATGGAGAAGCTAGAATAATCAACTTTAAAGAAGAAAGCTCTTGGGTAACTTTAAAGCCAAAATACAGATCATCTTTAAACATAAACTCTAGCCTTACGTTAGATGAAGAAGGCGTATTTACTGGATCAGTAATGATGATAAGAGATGGTCTTTTAGCAACAGAGCAAAGAAAAAAGATGTCGTTAACCAATGAAGATGGTTATTTAGAAAATTTTGAAACTGAAAACCCAAATCTAGAAGTTGATGAATATGAAAGAGACAATTTAGAAAACCTAGATAAAAAATTACAAGAAAAATTTAAGATCCGATTAGAAATGGATGAAGTTTTAGGTGACAAAATAAGAATAAACCCTTTTCTTTTTAATAGAACAAAACAAAATCCTTTTAAATTAAAAGAAAGAAATTATCCTGTAGATTTTGGTTATGCTAGACTGAATAATTTTTACTTAAGCTTAACAATTCCAGAAAATTACACGATTGTAAATTTACCTAAAGACAAAGCAATATCCTTACCTAATAAAGGTGGTAGATTTATACTTAAAACAGTAAAAAAAGGAAATACGATTACTGTTTTAACAAGAATGCAAATCTCAAAAAAAATATTTTCTGTAGCAGAATATTATGCTTTAAAAGAGTTTTACAAACAAATTATTATTTCTGAGAGTGGTTACATAATTTTAGAAAAGAAATAA